One Paenibacillus sp. FSL H7-0737 DNA segment encodes these proteins:
- a CDS encoding DUF4430 domain-containing protein: MNKKKWLTAILIIGVLAIAFFWGGNYQKSPNKVASNSVESQVVESANTASNQNVDVEPTTSSDAETTEIAPTATPGETAKPKPVETLKPTEEVTPTETAVTEVEKPTATPKSDTQAQPTATPKAAKTSVPETKATAKPVIKPDSKVATTETKQEPKKDKFLTDPVPSGKPKPVEWQDATVDKKKQLTATLSVSAATILDNMDIFNKDKVEVLPADGIIYKAQKVTFYEGESVFDVLLREMKKNKIHMEFSMTPIYNSNYIEGINNLYEFDAGELSGWMYKVNGWFPNYGSSRYVLKDGDVVEWVYTCDLGRDVGGYVATGGAQK; encoded by the coding sequence ATGAATAAGAAAAAATGGCTAACAGCGATACTAATTATTGGTGTGTTGGCGATTGCCTTCTTTTGGGGCGGGAATTATCAGAAGAGCCCGAACAAGGTTGCGAGTAACAGTGTTGAGTCTCAAGTTGTAGAATCAGCCAATACGGCCTCCAATCAGAATGTTGATGTAGAGCCTACAACCTCAAGTGATGCCGAGACAACGGAGATAGCTCCTACAGCTACACCTGGTGAAACAGCTAAGCCTAAGCCCGTTGAAACGTTAAAACCAACTGAAGAGGTAACGCCAACCGAAACTGCGGTAACAGAGGTTGAAAAGCCGACTGCAACACCTAAATCGGATACACAGGCACAACCGACCGCAACACCGAAAGCGGCTAAAACGTCCGTGCCGGAAACGAAAGCGACGGCAAAACCAGTAATCAAACCGGATTCAAAAGTAGCGACAACAGAAACAAAGCAGGAACCGAAAAAGGATAAATTCCTTACCGATCCAGTGCCGAGCGGGAAACCTAAGCCCGTGGAATGGCAAGATGCAACGGTAGATAAGAAGAAGCAATTAACGGCTACTTTGTCCGTGTCGGCAGCAACGATTTTAGATAATATGGATATTTTCAATAAGGATAAGGTTGAAGTATTGCCGGCAGATGGTATCATTTATAAAGCGCAGAAGGTAACCTTTTATGAAGGTGAGTCTGTGTTTGATGTTTTGCTAAGAGAGATGAAGAAGAATAAAATCCATATGGAATTCAGTATGACTCCGATCTATAACAGTAATTATATTGAAGGCATAAATAATCTTTATGAATTTGATGCTGGAGAGCTTAGTGGATGGATGTACAAAGTAAATGGCTGGTTCCCTAACTACGGCAGTAGTCGTTATGTTCTCAAGGATGGCGATGTCGTTGAATGGGTATACACTTGTGATTTAGGTCGAGATGTAGGTGGTTATGTAGCCACAGGAGGAGCTCAGAAATAA
- a CDS encoding ABC transporter ATP-binding protein, translating into MEIYRIEELSFAFPEQEQMALSNINLTIASGDFITVCGKSGCGKSTLLRQLKTILTPHGKRQGAIYYKGQPVEEIDQRTQAAEIGYVLQSPDNQIVTDKVWHELAFGLESLGYDNSTIRLRVAEMASFFGIQTWFHKSVTELSGGQKQLLNLAAIMAMHPSVLILDEPTSQLDPIAASDFLETVKKINRELGTTVIMSEHRLEDVLPLTDRLIVLNEGVVIADDTPQRVGKALSKLNHPMFLSMPSPMQIYAGVENDLAWPVTVKEGRQWLDAFLEDKTPAAIAESQPSSKVDGPVVIKFKDVWFKYDKNGPDIIKDLSFEVKQGQFYCIVGGNGTGKTSTLSLMSGILQPYRGKVLISGKNPAKMNAKELFTNNLGILPQNPQTLFVKKTVELDLYEMLSQLPLTKEEKVAKVEAVVKFAELEHLLSMHPYDLSGGEQQRTALAKVLLLEPKILLLDEPTKGLDGAFKEKLALFLQKLNAEGVTIVMVSHDVEFCAKYAEVCAMFFDGSIITTNEAQRFFAGNSFYTTAANRMARHVWSEGVTIEGVIDLCQRSR; encoded by the coding sequence ATGGAAATCTATCGAATCGAAGAACTAAGCTTTGCTTTTCCTGAACAAGAGCAGATGGCTCTTTCGAATATCAATCTTACGATTGCAAGCGGAGACTTTATTACTGTGTGTGGAAAGTCAGGCTGCGGAAAAAGTACCTTACTAAGACAACTGAAAACAATCCTAACCCCACATGGCAAACGCCAAGGGGCGATTTATTATAAGGGTCAACCTGTAGAAGAGATCGATCAACGGACACAGGCAGCGGAAATCGGTTATGTACTCCAAAGTCCGGACAATCAAATTGTGACAGACAAGGTGTGGCATGAACTGGCCTTTGGCCTTGAAAGCTTAGGTTATGACAATTCTACGATTCGTTTGCGCGTGGCTGAGATGGCGAGCTTTTTCGGAATTCAGACCTGGTTCCATAAAAGTGTGACTGAGCTATCGGGTGGCCAGAAGCAGCTACTCAATTTAGCAGCGATTATGGCTATGCATCCCTCGGTTCTAATCCTTGATGAGCCTACCTCTCAGCTAGATCCCATCGCCGCTTCCGATTTTTTGGAGACGGTCAAAAAGATTAATCGCGAGCTTGGAACAACCGTTATCATGAGCGAGCATCGTCTAGAGGATGTTCTTCCGCTTACAGATCGGCTGATTGTGTTGAATGAGGGCGTCGTGATTGCTGATGATACCCCGCAAAGGGTGGGAAAAGCTCTAAGCAAGCTGAATCATCCGATGTTTCTGTCCATGCCCTCACCGATGCAAATTTACGCAGGCGTAGAGAATGACTTAGCATGGCCTGTTACAGTGAAGGAAGGACGCCAATGGTTGGATGCTTTTCTAGAGGATAAGACACCTGCAGCGATCGCTGAATCTCAGCCAAGCTCGAAAGTGGACGGCCCTGTAGTCATAAAGTTTAAGGATGTATGGTTTAAATATGATAAAAACGGACCGGATATTATTAAAGATTTGTCTTTTGAAGTAAAGCAAGGGCAGTTCTATTGCATTGTTGGTGGGAATGGAACGGGGAAGACATCAACACTCTCCTTGATGAGCGGCATCCTTCAGCCCTATCGAGGGAAGGTTCTAATCAGTGGAAAGAATCCAGCAAAAATGAATGCCAAAGAACTGTTTACTAACAATCTGGGCATCCTCCCGCAAAATCCGCAAACCTTATTTGTGAAAAAAACAGTCGAGCTAGATTTATACGAAATGTTATCTCAGCTTCCTTTGACGAAGGAAGAAAAGGTGGCTAAAGTTGAGGCTGTGGTTAAGTTCGCAGAACTGGAACATCTTCTCTCGATGCATCCGTATGATCTTAGCGGGGGAGAACAGCAGCGTACTGCGCTGGCAAAAGTGCTTTTGTTAGAACCAAAGATTCTGCTGCTGGATGAACCGACGAAGGGACTGGATGGAGCTTTTAAAGAGAAATTAGCTTTATTCTTACAGAAGCTTAATGCTGAAGGTGTTACCATCGTAATGGTTTCGCATGATGTTGAATTCTGTGCCAAATACGCGGAGGTCTGCGCCATGTTCTTTGATGGAAGTATCATCACTACGAATGAAGCCCAGAGGTTTTTTGCTGGAAACAGCTTCTATACGACTGCCGCCAACCGTATGGCGCGTCATGTATGGAGCGAGGGAGTAACGATAGAGGGTGTGATTGATTTATGTCAACGAAGCAGGTGA
- a CDS encoding ECF transporter S component — protein MSTKQVTGRRLSRRTLLAGLLIFIVIPATILLGIFVLDDRKYYFISLLIVLYTMIPFALVFENRKPQARELIVIAVLAAIAVAGRAAFFMLPQFKPVVAIVIIAGVSLGAEAGFLVGAVAGFVSNFFFGQGPWTPWQMFCFGIIGFLAGIFFKKGLLKKTKLSLCIFGGLATFLVYGGIINIGSLMMFTSEFSLSALMTTYVSAFWFDMVHAISTVVFLFFIANPMIEKLDRIKTKYGLIEP, from the coding sequence ATGTCAACGAAGCAGGTGACGGGTCGTCGTTTGAGTCGTCGAACTTTATTAGCGGGACTGCTAATCTTTATAGTTATTCCAGCTACAATTTTGTTAGGTATCTTTGTCCTAGATGATCGCAAATATTACTTTATCAGCCTATTGATCGTCCTCTACACGATGATTCCGTTTGCGTTGGTGTTCGAGAATCGGAAGCCGCAGGCGAGGGAACTCATCGTCATAGCGGTGCTAGCAGCTATTGCCGTTGCTGGACGCGCAGCCTTTTTCATGTTGCCGCAGTTTAAGCCGGTTGTTGCCATTGTCATCATCGCAGGGGTGAGTTTGGGAGCTGAGGCAGGATTTCTGGTCGGTGCTGTTGCGGGCTTCGTCTCCAATTTCTTCTTTGGGCAGGGACCTTGGACGCCTTGGCAAATGTTTTGTTTTGGCATCATTGGCTTCCTGGCGGGCATTTTCTTCAAGAAGGGTCTGCTTAAAAAGACTAAGCTATCGCTGTGTATATTCGGAGGGCTAGCGACATTCTTGGTATATGGTGGCATTATCAATATAGGCTCGCTGATGATGTTCACTTCTGAGTTCTCATTATCGGCGTTGATGACGACTTATGTTTCCGCCTTTTGGTTTGATATGGTGCATGCCATCTCGACGGTGGTGTTCCTCTTTTTCATTGCTAACCCTATGATTGAAAAGTTGGATCGGATAAAAACGAAGTATGGGTTGATTGAGCCTTAG
- a CDS encoding energy-coupling factor transporter transmembrane component T: MKDSFSTFHPFVNFLYFVVVLLFSMVFMHPIFQVIALISAVVYSFMLKGKKAVRFNLLYMVPFLLFMAIMNPVFNHQGVTILFYLNNGNPITEESILYGVAAACMFVTVIIWFSCYNVVMTSDKFIYIFGKILPALSLIFSMVLRFVPRYLAQIKVISNAQKCIGRDVTQGNLLARARNGITILSIMTTWALENAIETADSMKSRGYGLPGRTSFSIFRLDARDKVALLIMTGLIAMVAIGAAMGENTMRYYPSIKASAITPFSILVYIAYFALCMIPVLINMVEAMKWKSIESKN, translated from the coding sequence ATGAAGGATAGCTTTTCTACCTTTCATCCGTTTGTGAATTTTCTATATTTTGTCGTTGTATTGCTGTTTAGCATGGTGTTCATGCATCCCATATTTCAGGTGATTGCCCTTATCAGTGCAGTAGTCTACTCCTTTATGTTAAAAGGAAAGAAAGCCGTTCGGTTTAATCTGCTGTACATGGTTCCTTTTCTACTATTTATGGCGATTATGAACCCTGTTTTTAATCACCAAGGGGTAACGATCTTGTTCTATTTGAACAATGGAAATCCCATTACGGAGGAATCCATTCTTTATGGCGTAGCAGCGGCGTGCATGTTTGTGACGGTAATCATATGGTTCTCCTGTTATAACGTCGTGATGACCTCGGATAAGTTTATTTATATATTCGGAAAAATACTGCCGGCACTGTCGTTGATTTTTTCGATGGTGCTTCGTTTTGTTCCTAGATATTTAGCGCAAATCAAGGTGATTTCGAATGCCCAAAAATGTATAGGCCGGGATGTCACGCAGGGAAATCTCCTCGCAAGGGCGCGGAATGGGATTACGATCCTATCGATAATGACCACCTGGGCTCTGGAAAATGCGATTGAAACGGCAGATTCCATGAAGTCAAGAGGATATGGATTGCCTGGACGTACAAGCTTTTCGATCTTCCGTTTAGATGCCCGGGACAAAGTAGCCCTCTTGATCATGACAGGCTTAATTGCGATGGTAGCTATCGGCGCAGCAATGGGTGAGAACACGATGAGATATTATCCGTCGATTAAAGCGAGCGCAATTACACCTTTTAGTATCCTTGTATATATCGCTTATTTTGCGCTATGTATGATCCCTGTGCTCATCAATATGGTGGAGGCAATGAAATGGAAATCTATCGAATCGAAGAACTAA
- a CDS encoding HAMP domain-containing sensor histidine kinase, with protein MIKTLYVRVILTFLGIIIFSLVCSFFIGLYVFQKQISYEGQNEMIVVGKEIIHRYDDAKPKDTDEFLNSMVKVSAHPIHLYNHAGEHTFYGLKGSPAVTVPPEAVKQVLQGKLYRSSAEDKDIFIGMPFLLDGEWRAMFLQYSAENENIVNRMVLFVLLLVLLLGSVCILIAARYLVEPIKALTNATKRLAKGDFEVELKVNRIDEIGELTQSYVEMAGELKQLEQMRQDFVSNVSHEIQTPLTSISGFAKALQNHDLIVEEERSEYLDIIIAESERLSRLSDNLLKLASLDSEHHPFNASPFNLDEQIRTIVVTCEPQWSAKGIVIDLELPEAVKIKGDEDQLKQVWMNLLSNSIKFTPVGGNIRISIDSSAAEVSVTISDNGIGMSPEEFNAVFQRFYKIDKSRNGNNNGNGLGLAIVKKIVSLHQGRIEVDSAIGEGTTIIVRLPVFPSAPSRKSLKPFEDNSAPMDIVRK; from the coding sequence ATGATCAAGACATTGTATGTACGCGTCATTCTCACGTTTCTGGGCATCATTATCTTTAGTCTAGTCTGTTCCTTTTTCATTGGCTTGTATGTCTTTCAGAAACAAATAAGTTACGAGGGACAGAATGAAATGATCGTAGTGGGAAAAGAGATCATTCACCGCTATGATGACGCCAAACCTAAAGATACGGACGAGTTCCTGAATAGTATGGTTAAGGTATCTGCACACCCTATCCACTTGTACAATCATGCCGGAGAACATACCTTTTATGGGCTCAAGGGTAGCCCGGCTGTCACTGTCCCCCCCGAAGCTGTCAAACAAGTACTACAAGGAAAGCTCTACCGTTCCTCCGCGGAAGATAAGGATATTTTTATCGGGATGCCCTTTCTGTTGGACGGGGAGTGGCGTGCGATGTTTTTGCAGTATTCTGCTGAGAACGAAAATATCGTCAATCGGATGGTGCTCTTTGTGCTTTTGCTCGTGCTTTTGCTGGGTAGTGTATGCATTCTTATTGCCGCCAGATATTTGGTGGAGCCGATCAAAGCACTGACGAATGCGACAAAAAGACTGGCCAAGGGTGATTTCGAGGTGGAGCTTAAAGTGAACCGAATAGATGAAATCGGGGAATTGACACAAAGCTATGTGGAGATGGCAGGGGAGCTGAAGCAGTTGGAACAAATGAGGCAGGATTTCGTATCCAACGTTTCTCATGAAATCCAGACACCGCTTACGTCCATTTCTGGCTTTGCCAAGGCGTTGCAGAACCATGATTTAATCGTGGAAGAGGAACGCAGCGAATATCTTGATATCATCATTGCGGAGAGTGAACGTCTGTCGAGGCTAAGTGATAATTTACTGAAGCTCGCTTCCCTGGATTCTGAACATCATCCCTTCAACGCAAGTCCCTTCAATCTTGACGAGCAGATTAGAACCATCGTTGTGACCTGTGAGCCCCAATGGTCAGCCAAAGGCATCGTTATCGATCTAGAGCTGCCGGAAGCGGTCAAAATTAAGGGTGATGAAGATCAGCTGAAGCAAGTATGGATGAATTTGCTCAGCAACAGCATCAAATTCACACCGGTAGGCGGGAATATCCGCATCAGTATAGATAGTAGTGCAGCAGAAGTATCCGTCACCATCAGCGATAATGGAATCGGGATGTCCCCGGAAGAGTTCAATGCCGTATTCCAAAGATTTTATAAAATAGACAAGTCGCGGAACGGAAACAACAATGGCAACGGTCTCGGACTTGCGATCGTTAAAAAAATTGTCTCTCTACATCAGGGAAGGATAGAGGTAGACAGTGCTATCGGAGAGGGAACGACCATTATCGTTAGGTTGCCCGTTTTCCCGTCTGCTCCCAGCCGAAAGAGCCTTAAGCCCTTTGAAGATAACTCAGCACCTATGGATATCGTAAGAAAATAA
- a CDS encoding S-layer homology domain-containing protein, producing MKKNKFLAWLLIVAVFITTFSTSVIPAHANEAIADSAVVTTEVDQALVEQINALVQEPDTEKPTISIEGIQDKQEVSSKDVSFKVVVTDNVYKDIIPVVKLNQVVLSATNGEYKASLNPGSNVIAVTAIDGAGNKADNVTYQVTYKITAKEQLDKSLAYIVNTVKNPSFGTGSGEWSILSLARANYKVPNGYYNLYYNNVATRIATIIKDGKLDASKSTENSRAILGLTSIGKDITNVAGHDLRNALADYQYIQKQGNNGPIFALIALDSHNYEIPVLFPDPDEKGVIYQSTRENLVQYILDREVKKGAADAGGWALGVTKADVDMTGMAMQALAPYYAKDPNVKAAVDRAIAWLSSVQNAQGGFTSWGSTSSESIAQVVVALTGVGVDPHSDPRFIKEGNSLIDALLSFSGPDGGFKHILTGKVDAMATDQGTYALVSYDRLINNSNRLYDMNDVPFEQPTTVVAKQQLNKNLAYILNTVKNPSFGTGSGEWSILSLARANFEVPSGYYNLYYNNVAAEVAKLMKDGKLDPSKSTEHSRAILGLTSIGKDITNVAGHDLRNALADFQYVQKQGLNGPIFALIALDSHNYDIPVVEGVTDQTTREKLVQYILEKEAPTGGWALFGTKADTDITGMTMQALAPYYAKDPNVKAAVDRAIAWLSSTQNDQGGFTSWGSTSSESIAQVIVALTGVGIDPHSDLRFVKKGNSLIDALLTFADPDGGFKHILTGRVDGMATDQGTYALVSYDRLINHSNRLFDMNDVVIEQPPVQPEGPKEFPLPSGDKPEVVINDDAHDYIVPISTGDSNKEITVVIPKSQQSKVSVSLPNNSDLPQIEATKGDVSVVIPKGAKVTSGNAAAIELMSPLTGTEAALKDSLNQIISQDKKLESIIQAFSMGGSARVEFSQFITLTFKDLKGKDVAYIQNGAPHAIQKFASDALGLASGKSEYAYDNGNDLIVKTNHFTDYIAYTSSVVQTPGGDGGSGNGGGTTPSKPYVTLSVDKLTIKKGYVLPSVQVELQSGDTVWSVLERVLDSRDIDYRYSWNSTFGSVYVESIAGDGEFDHGSGSGWMYNVNGKYPNYGASSYNLSAGDRIQWRYTTNLGVDLNAPMPTLSPTPTPSATPKPSGTPAPGDIAKPGDPNASPSPTATPNDIKHVYKDADKISSWAFSAIETATVKGYIQGNNGQVNPKDHITRAEFTKILVSALELDIKSDKGITYKDVALGDWFYPYVNAAHKAGLITGFNNEFKPNDKITREQMAAIIVRALSIPATKPGTAIKDINTVSAWAKADVETIVATGLMLGDNNQFKPKELVTREMAAVVASRTHDYKSGDKAVSPYIQNTAAFLQKTVTNPVISSVGGDWTVFGLARSGVKVPDSYYAKYYANVEATLKEKAGKLHSVKYTEYDRVILALTSIGKNIDKVAGYNLLEPLADFDTVIKQGINGPVFALIALDSNHYDIPVVKDVKTQTTREMLIDYILGREINGGGWALGSNATEADPDITGMVIQGLTPYYKTNAKVTAAVDRGIAWLSKTQTADGGFASWESTNSESIAQVIVALAGLGIDPHKDSRFIKNGRSAVDALLGFAAPEGGFYHVKQGGVGNGGAKPGEVDLMATDQAMYALVAYDRFVKGQTSLYDMTDVK from the coding sequence ATGAAGAAAAATAAGTTTTTAGCTTGGTTACTTATTGTAGCAGTATTTATCACGACGTTCTCTACAAGCGTAATCCCGGCTCATGCGAATGAAGCAATTGCCGATAGTGCAGTTGTAACAACAGAGGTTGATCAAGCTCTAGTAGAGCAGATTAATGCGCTAGTACAAGAGCCAGATACAGAGAAGCCTACGATTTCAATAGAAGGTATACAAGATAAACAGGAAGTATCCAGTAAAGATGTGAGCTTCAAAGTAGTGGTTACAGACAATGTCTATAAAGACATTATTCCAGTAGTAAAGCTGAACCAAGTCGTTCTGTCAGCTACTAATGGTGAGTACAAAGCATCTCTAAACCCAGGTAGTAACGTAATCGCAGTAACAGCTATAGATGGCGCAGGAAACAAAGCAGATAATGTAACCTATCAGGTTACTTATAAAATCACTGCTAAAGAACAGTTAGATAAAAGCTTGGCCTACATCGTTAACACCGTAAAGAATCCTTCATTTGGAACAGGTAGCGGAGAATGGTCGATTCTTTCTCTAGCACGTGCGAACTACAAAGTACCTAACGGTTATTACAATCTCTATTACAACAATGTAGCTACGCGAATAGCAACGATAATTAAGGATGGAAAACTCGACGCTAGTAAAAGCACAGAGAACTCCAGAGCCATTCTAGGACTTACCTCTATCGGAAAAGATATCACGAATGTTGCAGGTCATGATCTAAGAAATGCACTAGCTGATTATCAATATATTCAGAAGCAAGGGAACAACGGTCCCATATTTGCTCTGATTGCACTAGATAGTCATAACTATGAGATTCCAGTATTATTCCCTGATCCTGATGAGAAGGGAGTTATATATCAAAGCACAAGAGAAAACCTGGTTCAGTACATCTTAGATAGAGAAGTTAAAAAAGGTGCAGCAGATGCCGGGGGCTGGGCTTTAGGTGTAACCAAAGCCGACGTCGATATGACCGGGATGGCGATGCAAGCACTTGCGCCTTATTACGCAAAGGATCCTAATGTAAAAGCTGCCGTGGATCGGGCGATTGCATGGTTATCGAGTGTACAAAATGCTCAAGGCGGATTTACAAGCTGGGGAAGCACAAGCAGTGAGAGCATTGCACAGGTTGTTGTTGCCTTAACTGGCGTAGGCGTAGATCCGCACAGTGACCCTAGGTTTATTAAAGAAGGAAATTCACTTATAGATGCTTTACTTAGCTTCTCTGGGCCGGATGGTGGATTCAAGCATATTCTCACCGGTAAAGTAGACGCTATGGCTACGGATCAAGGTACATATGCGCTCGTATCCTATGATCGTCTGATCAATAATAGCAACCGTCTCTATGACATGAATGATGTTCCATTTGAACAACCTACTACTGTTGTAGCCAAACAACAATTAAATAAAAACCTTGCCTATATCCTAAACACTGTAAAAAATCCGTCTTTTGGAACAGGTAGCGGGGAATGGTCGATTCTTTCTCTAGCACGGGCCAACTTCGAGGTTCCAAGTGGCTATTACAATCTTTATTATAATAATGTAGCTGCTGAAGTAGCTAAGCTAATGAAGGATGGAAAACTCGACCCTTCTAAAAGCACAGAGCATTCCAGAGCGATTCTAGGACTTACCTCGATCGGAAAAGATATCACGAATGTTGCAGGGCATGATTTAAGAAATGCACTTGCAGATTTTCAATATGTTCAGAAGCAAGGGCTTAATGGTCCCATATTTGCGCTGATTGCCTTAGATAGTCATAACTATGATATTCCTGTAGTAGAAGGCGTTACAGATCAAACCACAAGAGAAAAACTAGTTCAGTATATTTTAGAAAAAGAAGCACCAACTGGTGGATGGGCGTTATTTGGTACTAAAGCCGATACCGATATCACTGGAATGACGATGCAAGCACTTGCGCCTTACTATGCAAAGGATCCTAATGTAAAAGCTGCTGTGGATCGCGCGATTGCATGGTTATCAAGCACACAGAATGATCAAGGTGGATTTACAAGCTGGGGAAGCACAAGCAGTGAGAGCATCGCGCAGGTCATTGTTGCTTTAACTGGCGTAGGCATAGATCCGCACAGTGACTTAAGGTTTGTTAAAAAGGGAAATTCACTGATTGATGCACTGCTTACCTTTGCTGATCCGGATGGTGGATTTAAGCATATTCTCACCGGAAGAGTAGATGGGATGGCTACGGACCAAGGTACGTATGCACTTGTGTCCTATGATCGTCTGATTAATCACAGTAACCGTCTCTTTGATATGAATGATGTGGTAATTGAACAACCACCTGTACAACCAGAGGGTCCGAAAGAATTTCCGTTACCTTCTGGTGATAAGCCGGAAGTTGTAATCAATGATGATGCTCATGATTATATCGTTCCGATCAGCACAGGAGATAGCAACAAGGAAATAACGGTAGTTATTCCTAAAAGTCAACAATCGAAGGTTAGTGTTAGTTTACCTAATAACAGCGATCTTCCTCAGATTGAGGCTACCAAAGGTGACGTATCTGTAGTCATTCCTAAGGGTGCAAAAGTTACAAGTGGAAATGCCGCAGCGATTGAACTAATGTCACCTTTAACAGGCACAGAAGCTGCACTAAAAGATAGTCTGAATCAGATTATTTCCCAGGATAAGAAGCTGGAGAGCATTATTCAAGCTTTTTCTATGGGTGGCAGCGCAAGAGTAGAATTCAGTCAATTTATCACATTAACCTTTAAGGACCTTAAAGGAAAAGATGTAGCTTATATTCAAAATGGTGCACCTCATGCGATTCAAAAATTTGCAAGTGACGCCTTAGGTTTGGCAAGCGGCAAGTCAGAGTATGCCTACGATAATGGAAATGATTTAATCGTAAAAACCAATCACTTCACTGATTACATTGCGTACACATCCAGTGTAGTTCAGACACCTGGTGGCGACGGTGGTAGTGGCAATGGTGGAGGAACCACTCCATCGAAACCATATGTAACCCTATCCGTGGATAAGCTTACGATTAAGAAGGGATATGTTCTTCCATCTGTACAGGTAGAGCTACAATCTGGTGACACAGTGTGGTCTGTACTAGAGAGAGTGCTAGATAGCCGCGATATCGACTATAGATATTCTTGGAACAGTACATTTGGAAGTGTATATGTTGAATCCATAGCTGGTGATGGAGAATTTGACCATGGTAGCGGTAGTGGATGGATGTATAATGTGAATGGAAAATATCCTAATTATGGTGCATCTTCATATAACCTAAGTGCCGGGGATAGAATTCAGTGGCGTTATACTACGAATTTGGGTGTGGATCTAAATGCACCGATGCCAACTTTGAGCCCAACTCCAACCCCATCTGCTACACCAAAACCAAGTGGTACGCCAGCTCCAGGTGATATCGCTAAACCGGGTGACCCGAATGCGAGTCCATCGCCAACAGCGACTCCTAACGATATCAAGCACGTGTATAAAGATGCCGATAAGATCTCATCCTGGGCGTTCTCAGCGATTGAAACAGCTACAGTAAAAGGGTACATCCAAGGTAACAATGGTCAGGTAAATCCGAAAGATCACATTACAAGAGCAGAATTTACTAAGATCCTAGTATCAGCATTGGAACTTGATATCAAGAGTGACAAAGGAATTACCTACAAGGATGTCGCTCTGGGAGATTGGTTCTATCCATATGTGAATGCTGCTCATAAAGCAGGGTTAATTACAGGCTTTAATAATGAATTTAAGCCAAATGATAAGATTACTCGCGAACAAATGGCAGCCATTATTGTCAGAGCATTATCAATCCCGGCTACGAAGCCTGGGACAGCTATTAAAGATATCAATACTGTGTCTGCGTGGGCAAAAGCAGATGTGGAAACCATTGTTGCCACCGGACTTATGTTAGGTGATAATAATCAGTTTAAGCCTAAAGAGCTTGTAACTAGAGAAATGGCAGCTGTTGTAGCTTCTAGAACCCATGATTATAAGAGTGGCGACAAAGCAGTTAGTCCATATATTCAGAACACAGCAGCCTTTTTGCAAAAAACAGTAACAAACCCGGTCATCTCCTCGGTTGGCGGGGATTGGACAGTGTTCGGGCTGGCACGTTCTGGTGTGAAGGTTCCAGATAGTTATTACGCTAAGTACTATGCGAATGTAGAAGCCACCCTTAAAGAAAAAGCTGGGAAGCTGCATAGCGTAAAATATACGGAATATGATAGAGTTATTTTGGCATTAACTTCAATCGGCAAAAATATTGATAAAGTGGCGGGTTATAACCTACTGGAACCGCTCGCGGATTTTGATACTGTAATCAAGCAAGGCATTAATGGACCTGTGTTTGCCCTGATCGCTCTGGATAGTAATCATTACGACATTCCAGTGGTTAAGGATGTAAAGACGCAGACAACTAGAGAGATGCTCATTGATTACATTTTAGGTAGAGAGATCAACGGCGGGGGATGGGCACTAGGCAGTAATGCTACTGAGGCCGATCCGGATATTACGGGAATGGTTATTCAAGGCTTGACCCCTTATTACAAAACGAATGCCAAAGTAACGGCTGCTGTGGATCGTGGAATTGCTTGGTTATCCAAAACGCAAACAGCAGACGGTGGTTTTGCAAGCTGGGAATCTACGAATTCCGAGAGCATTGCTCAGGTGATCGTAGCTTTAGCTGGACTTGGTATAGATCCACATAAGGATTCCAGATTCATTAAAAATGGCCGTTCAGCGGTAGATGCGTTGCTTGGCTTTGCTGCACCTGAAGGTGGTTTTTATCACGTGAAGCAGGGTGGCGTAGGCAACGGAGGCGCGAAACCCGGAGAAGTAGATCTTATGGCTACGGATCAAGCGATGTATGCACTGGTTGCTTATGATCGGTTCGTTAAGGGTCAGACGAGTCTTTATGACATGACAGACGTTAAATAG